TATGTTTTTACCGTTTCTGTAGGTACACCAGAAGAAAGACAGGTGTATAGCAAAGCTCGGAGATTAACCAGTGGAGCAGTAGGATTTGTAGCCTTGCCTTCTGCAGGAGAAACTGCTATAGCTCCAAACAGTGACCCTGTGGTGTCTGGAAAGATAATCATCAATGGAACCCCCACTGTAGGGGATGATATCAATGCTACCTTGTTTCTGAAGAACTTGACCTTGGCTAACAAAAATGTCACTGCCAATGTGAATGCAAGTGCTATTGTATACAACAAACGTGTGAGACGGACAGTTTTCTCAGATTCTGTAGCAGTACAACTGGGCCCTAATGAAGGTATTGATTCATTTTTGAAAAGCAAAACTAAATAAGCAAGCTCTACAGCCAAGAGGATTTTTATCTATATTAGATAAacagggaaacaaaaaaaaaacagtggacaagagaatactgagaacagacaacaaCTCAAATAGTTTGGTGGGTCCACACTccgttctcaagctggttttagctcattttgAGCCATTTCAGAGAGAACCTAAACCATTTGCATATCATACTGGTCCCACACAAAATGGAGGTACAAATCCAAAATGCAGGCTGGCTTCTTCTGCACTAGAGATACAGTAACCTCAGACCATTGTTTCGTCCTTGGTACTCCCTATGCACAATGAGCAAGCAGTCCATTTTGGATTACCCTTTAACAGCCAACAAACTAAAAACAGGCCTGTTCTATTCTCTTATTCTATGTTTTTGCTTCTCATGTGTGAAAAAAGAGCCATATTGCTAAAATAAAATTGGGTGTTTTCCTGATCTGTTATATAATGGACAATGTCTGTTTTCACAAGATGAAAAAATGGTCTTAATCATTATCAAATGTGAAAACCAAAGTGATCAGGTTTATGTACTTGTCTCATTAAAGGAACAGTTCAAGCACCTCATTCATTGAGAGCTGGGAGCTCTCAGCACTAAACTGGCCCTGTggtgcaaggcttagctcattgaccGATAGTGATCAGCTTCAAATGCTTTGAATATTTAGACTGGGAGGGAGCCAGGTGCAAatctagtggttatggttgttGGAATGTTGCTATCAGGTGTCTGGAATGGATTAAACTCACActttaaagggccactctaaacaccattaccactacagcctATGTTTTTGACTGGTTTGACACAAACTGAGAGTTCTCCATGCAACAATGGCACAGCCATTCTCTTAAAAATTGCTATTACTGCAATATCAAATTTGGATGCAATTCAGTGAGTAAGCACAACATAATACACCAGTAGTCTGCAGGGGCCATAACtttttttataactatatatatatatatatatatatatatatatatatattatttgcacATATACGGTACACAAACACCCAattatttatgtgtttgtgtacCGTATATGTATCCATTATGCTAGCACATTAATCAAACATACAACCAAAATCTGATACAATGgtaaaatgtaattattgtgTGAAGCAAAGGCATTATCAATATCTGCTAATGGTCTAGCATGGGGAACTCGCTGAGGCAGGGCCAAGGGCATGAACTAAGTTTTTTGTACATTAGCAGTGGTGCACGAATGGTAGCTCTCCAGATGCTATACAATTGAAAAGTCCATGATGTCTTGCCATTCGAGAGCATTATGGAAGTTGTAGATCCATAAGATCTCTGTGGGTCTACCTTTCCCCCAGCACCTCACTAACGCTTCATGTAAAAATCAAAGAACAAACTCATTGTAGTTGTCAAGTTTAAGGTATTCTAAACATAGTAAAGCCCAGGCCAGGGACCTTAACACCACTATCTATTTGGGTTCTATTAATTTGAATCACTGTTTCCTGAGCAAAGGCTCAGTCTGACTCAGAAGCTCCAATGTGATAAAAAGAAGGGACAATGGCAAGTTTGTAGAAATCTACATAATATGCTAAATCCAAAAGTGGAAACATACTCATGCTCATTTCACCTTCAACGGGCCATTTACTATAAGCTTACTGTTTAGATTATTATTAAACAGCCACCACTGTGACTATCCCAACCAATTACACCATAGTTTGAGATTCCTTGGCTCAGTTTCAAAAGTCACTATTTAAAGATTATCATGTGTTTTGTACCACCCAGAAAATCCCTTTTTTGAGACTTTGAAAGGGCGTTATTTTTTGTCAAATATTTTGTTATGGGTGGGGGATGTCATTAACATTTTTGTACAATTTGTTTTCCATTACTCTACTCTGTAGAAAAACCAGTCACATTACAAATTCTTTATTCTCAATATGAAAACTCGCTGACAACTGATAAGATGATCCAAGTGTGCAGTGTCTGCCAAGTTGAAGGTTGGGGGGAGCTGTATGTCGAAGCAAACATCACACTTCAGAATCCTCCCCTGGAAATAAAGGTTACATTCTTCTCTGTCtgtcctgtgtgtctgtctgtgtctgtctatcactCTAATCACCCAATCACTCTGTTTCTGTCTATCCCTCTAATCTTGTGATTAGGCATGAACTAAGAAAGCCGTGTTTCAAAGCTCTGTTTATCTGTGACTATTTGTCAGTGTTTAAATCTAATCTACTGATTTCTAGAATGTAAGAAGAGAATGTCGTACTTCATGGTTCCTATGGAAAACTCAAATTCTAACAAACAATTACATATCTTTACAATAGGCAGTAGGTCACAATTTGGTATAAAGACTTGCTTAGTCATTGCAAAGGGATGATGCCCCAGATGTCACACTGTGAAGCCCTGGATTTGACTTTTTTTAATTGGCAGCTAGCCCGTTCAGTTCTTAGGTCGCAGCCTTTGACCAACTTCAACAGACCCAATACCTACATTTATTCCATCTTTAAATCAGGAGGCAAATTGCCTCGTAATTATAGGTGGATCTTTGATATTGGGAAATACATTTGTGATATATTCTTGATATGATTGTATCGAAGCAGTGACACGTTTTCGGACACTGCTTCCTCGCAGTGCATTCTGTTTGTGAACAGCCTGTCAAAAGTGTTGTGAATGTGAAGGTATGATGAGCTTCATACAGACAGTGCTTCGAAACAAACAGCAACAGAGAGTGGGCCAAAAGAGTCAAAGCCTACTGCTGCCaccaataaaattaatttgttcacTGTCTCCTGTATTACCAATATCCAATAAAGATCCAGGAATGCCCAACTGGGCTTCAGTGTTGCAACTCTGGAAATCAGCGTCTGTAACTttattaaaaccaattttttttttatcaaaagtaTCAGGAAAAACAATAATGAAGATCAAAAACAAAATCCACCAACTCGCACATTTTGTGTGAATCTCTCACACCATTAGATCACAAGGTAAGCCAGGAGAAAGGTAGAGTATTTGGATTAAGTAATAAGGAGGTATATAGATGAATGTGCAAAGAATAGATTATGCATTTAATGGAAGAGGAGTATGCTGGACTGTTACCCCTAAGTTTGGAAAGTAGTTTCAGCAGATCCCAGGTGGGATCCAGCAGATCCCAGGTGGGATATTTGAGGTTTCTGTCcaaaagagtgcagttctaggaatctTTGGACTCCCAGGTTTCTGGTAGAGGagccgagaatgaggaataatgCCAAAATACCACACAGAAGggtgagaaaatatttttttttatgatataaaCATACACCCGAGTGCTTTTGTCTAAAGAAGTATTGACTTAACAGAATAATAGAGTGTTTAAATGTATCTTATACATTAAATGCTTATGTATATTGGATTGATTTTTCAGACTCTTGGACCAGCTGTTTTGGGTACACCGTTACAAGTGGAAGTCACATTCACTAACCCTCTGTCCATGCCAGTGGCTGattgtgtactgacagcagaggGCAGTGGTGTAACACAAGTGATCCATAAAAGGCAAGTATAACTTTAGTGTGTAGACGTATACATAATTATTTgaaatatatagtaaaattaacaaattatttaaaaatgggCACGTGGGCAAGTTTGTAgtgtatcattttattttatttttgtgtatagaaACGTGTCATAAACCCTTCATTTCATTATATTCTTTAAAGAAAATAGCATAACATTTGAAATATGGAATGTATAGCTAACATATTAACACTGTGTAGAATTATACTTTTGTATATACATTGCTATTCAGAGACATTTAATGAAT
Above is a genomic segment from Pelobates fuscus isolate aPelFus1 chromosome 6, aPelFus1.pri, whole genome shotgun sequence containing:
- the LOC134566160 gene encoding protein-glutamine gamma-glutamyltransferase E-like; the encoded protein is MLDEFYMLLLCSRSDFLTRVKVSTAHITKFQAYKLFQIQQNSMFQLGPTSQNAIKEGDVDKKYDASFLYAAVNADVVVFIQQNDGSITKGSTDTVSIGPLICTKAVGMNSMNNVTQEYKYREGTPEERQVYSKARRLTSGAVGFVALPSAGETAIAPNSDPVVSGKIIINGTPTVGDDINATLFLKNLTLANKNVTANVNASAIVYNKRVRRTVFSDSVAVQLGPNEEKPVTLQILYSQYENSLTTDKMIQVCSVCQVEGWGELYVEANITLQNPPLEIKTLGPAVLGTPLQVEVTFTNPLSMPVADCVLTAEGSGVTQVIHKRQV